The following proteins come from a genomic window of Nitrospira sp.:
- a CDS encoding putative CDP-4-keto-6-deoxy-D-glucose-3-dehydrase, whose translation MRFPLMRNNILREDLDAVIEHLKQEDPILTHGANVRAFEAEWSAWLGVKHSVFVNSGASANLLTMAVLKIRYPEGGEVIVPPLAWVSDIASVLQNGFKPVFVDIDPRTLGMDPSKICAAITDRTRAVFLTHVQGFDGLEDGLLTELQQRRVPLIEDVCESHGATHNGRKLGSFGWISNFSFYYAHHMSTIEGGMICTNDQEVYQHARMLRSHGMVREANDPTVLEVYRSTHPELNPDFIFAFPAYNTRNTEIGGILGRSQLKRLDRNVKRRTENLMRFLKQIDSARYRIDFKVEGSSNYAFNLILKHPDKVLVERLMKVMREAGIEFRRGSAGGGNQIRQPYLQGIVPNDHHVHFPETEHVHFYGFYIGNYPNLRDEEIDELCRVLNSA comes from the coding sequence ATGAGATTTCCATTGATGCGCAACAATATCCTCCGTGAAGATCTGGATGCGGTGATTGAGCATCTCAAACAGGAAGATCCGATCCTGACGCATGGTGCGAATGTGCGGGCCTTTGAGGCCGAATGGTCTGCCTGGTTGGGAGTGAAGCACAGTGTCTTCGTCAATTCCGGAGCCTCGGCGAATCTTTTGACGATGGCCGTCCTGAAAATCCGCTACCCCGAGGGCGGTGAGGTAATCGTTCCTCCGTTGGCCTGGGTGTCCGATATCGCGTCGGTGCTCCAGAATGGATTCAAGCCGGTCTTCGTAGACATCGATCCTCGGACCCTAGGGATGGATCCGTCAAAAATTTGTGCCGCCATCACGGACCGGACCCGCGCGGTATTTTTGACACATGTGCAAGGCTTCGATGGACTGGAGGACGGACTGTTGACCGAATTGCAACAACGACGTGTTCCACTGATCGAGGATGTGTGTGAATCTCATGGGGCCACGCACAATGGCCGGAAATTGGGAAGTTTTGGGTGGATATCGAATTTCTCGTTCTACTATGCGCACCATATGAGCACGATTGAAGGAGGGATGATTTGCACGAATGATCAGGAAGTATACCAGCACGCGCGCATGTTGCGGTCTCACGGCATGGTTCGAGAGGCCAACGACCCCACGGTCCTCGAGGTTTACCGATCAACGCACCCGGAATTGAACCCTGATTTTATCTTTGCGTTCCCGGCCTATAACACCAGAAATACGGAAATCGGCGGCATCCTGGGTCGGAGCCAACTGAAGCGCCTGGATCGTAACGTGAAGCGACGAACGGAAAATTTGATGCGATTTTTGAAGCAGATCGATTCTGCCAGATACCGCATCGACTTCAAGGTCGAGGGATCGAGTAATTATGCGTTCAATCTCATACTGAAGCATCCAGACAAGGTATTGGTCGAGCGGCTCATGAAAGTCATGCGCGAGGCAGGGATCGAGTTTCGACGAGGGAGTGCGGGCGGCGGCAATCAAATTCGCCAACCGTACCTGCAAGGCATTGTTCCGAACGATCACCACGTGCACTTTCCGGAAACCGAGCATGTCCACTTCTACGGTTTCTACATCGGCAACTATCCGAATCTTCGCGATGAGGAGATCGATGAGTTGTGCAGGGTTCTAAACTCCGCGTGA
- a CDS encoding D-glycero-alpha-D-manno-heptose 1-phosphate guanylyltransferase encodes MPSAVILAGGLGTRLRSVVPNLPKPMAPISGRPFLEYQLNYWISQGVSRFVLSVGYRHEAIVQHFGPRYKGVEIEYTVEERPLGTGGGLLAAAEKVGRREPFLLLNGDTYFEVDWNVLHAYALEHDADWCLSLFRTSEKGRYMGIEVSLEGRVTSLKSGMEQGSRLANGGVYWVHPRVLSRAPSLGEKLSLEDDLFPDAFAAGRRLFGIEFKGTFIDIGVPEDYHRATTLLAG; translated from the coding sequence ATGCCCTCGGCCGTAATCCTTGCCGGCGGACTCGGGACCAGGTTACGCAGCGTCGTGCCCAATCTTCCGAAGCCCATGGCTCCGATCAGCGGCCGCCCCTTTCTTGAATACCAGCTCAATTATTGGATCAGCCAAGGGGTCAGCCGATTCGTGTTGTCCGTGGGGTACCGACATGAAGCCATCGTGCAGCATTTTGGGCCTCGCTACAAAGGGGTGGAGATCGAGTATACCGTCGAGGAACGCCCATTGGGGACCGGCGGCGGATTGCTGGCTGCTGCGGAGAAGGTCGGCCGCCGAGAGCCGTTTTTGCTTCTGAATGGAGATACCTACTTCGAGGTGGACTGGAACGTATTACATGCCTATGCCTTGGAACACGACGCGGATTGGTGCTTGTCCTTATTCCGGACCAGTGAGAAGGGGCGGTACATGGGCATCGAGGTGTCGCTTGAGGGACGGGTCACGTCGCTGAAGTCCGGCATGGAACAGGGCTCCCGCCTTGCCAACGGGGGCGTCTATTGGGTGCATCCGCGTGTATTGTCCAGGGCTCCGAGTTTGGGTGAAAAGCTGTCTTTGGAAGACGACCTGTTTCCTGACGCGTTCGCCGCCGGTCGGCGATTATTCGGCATCGAATTCAAGGGAACGTTTATCGATATCGGAGTGCCCGAGGATTATCATCGGGCTACAACTCTGCTGGCAGGCTAG
- a CDS encoding UDP-glucose 4-epimerase translates to MSYNILVTGGAGYLGSTMVPDLLQLGHKITVLDSFMYKQASLNHVCHHPNFSVLKGDIRIESVMAPLIKKADIVIPLAALVGAPMCSQDPVGATTVNHDAIILMLKLLSKQQMVLMPTTNSAYGTGDKNNFCTEESPLNPISIYAKEKVAIEKELMQRENAISFRLATVFGMSPRMRIDLLVNDFTYRAVYDRFVVLFESSFKRNYVHVRDVSRVFQHAIENFDTMKGQIYNVGLSEANVSKRELCEHIQKQVPDFVFLDAPVGKDPDQRNYIVSNAKIEATGFKPMYSLDAGISDLIKGFTMIKNTRYGNV, encoded by the coding sequence ATGAGTTACAACATTCTCGTCACCGGTGGTGCCGGCTATCTTGGCTCTACCATGGTCCCGGATCTTCTTCAGTTGGGGCACAAGATTACGGTACTGGATAGCTTCATGTACAAGCAAGCCAGCCTCAACCATGTATGCCATCACCCCAATTTTTCGGTTCTGAAAGGCGATATCCGCATTGAAAGCGTCATGGCTCCATTGATCAAGAAGGCCGACATTGTGATTCCGTTGGCCGCGCTGGTGGGAGCGCCGATGTGCAGCCAAGACCCGGTGGGCGCGACAACCGTCAACCATGACGCCATCATTCTCATGTTGAAACTGCTGTCGAAGCAGCAGATGGTTTTGATGCCGACCACGAACAGCGCGTATGGGACCGGGGATAAGAATAACTTCTGCACCGAGGAGTCGCCGCTCAACCCGATTTCCATTTATGCGAAGGAAAAAGTGGCCATCGAGAAGGAGCTCATGCAGCGGGAAAACGCGATCAGCTTTCGCTTGGCCACGGTGTTCGGGATGTCGCCGCGCATGCGGATCGATTTGCTGGTCAATGATTTTACCTACCGAGCCGTCTACGATCGTTTCGTGGTCTTGTTTGAAAGTTCTTTCAAGCGGAATTACGTCCATGTGCGCGACGTCTCACGCGTGTTCCAGCATGCCATTGAAAATTTCGACACGATGAAAGGCCAGATCTACAACGTCGGTCTGTCCGAGGCCAACGTGTCGAAGAGAGAGCTGTGCGAGCATATTCAAAAACAGGTGCCCGACTTCGTGTTCCTGGATGCCCCGGTCGGCAAAGATCCGGACCAACGAAACTATATCGTCTCCAATGCCAAAATAGAAGCCACCGGCTTCAAACCGATGTACTCGCTCGATGCGGGAATCAGCGACTTGATCAAGGGGTTCACAATGATCAAGAACACGCGCTATGGGAATGTGTAA
- a CDS encoding Teichoic acid translocation permease protein TagG — MIPIFQLFRSLHRHQAMIFALAVRELQSRYVGTLGGILWTFAHPLAVITVFYFVFAVGFRSQGPDRTPFLLWFVCGLVPWFFFNETLSAATESITRHTHLIKKTVFPSEILPVVNITAGLVPHSIFLLIVTGLLVWYHVPFAAGRLLVVYFLLCTCVLLVGLSWLLSAIQVFYRDVSHALSIVLNLWFWTTPIVWSPDMIPQGYRGLLFFNPMYYIIEGYRGLLIYNEIIWPSAQHTVYFGGAVTVMFAAGAYVFSRLKSEFADVM; from the coding sequence ATGATACCGATTTTTCAGCTGTTTCGTAGTCTCCATCGACATCAAGCCATGATTTTCGCTCTGGCGGTTCGAGAGTTGCAGAGCCGGTACGTGGGGACATTAGGCGGGATTCTATGGACGTTTGCGCATCCGCTTGCGGTGATCACGGTCTTCTATTTCGTATTTGCAGTCGGGTTCAGATCTCAGGGGCCGGACCGTACTCCGTTCCTGCTCTGGTTTGTGTGCGGATTGGTGCCGTGGTTCTTTTTCAATGAAACGCTGTCGGCCGCGACCGAGTCGATTACCCGTCATACCCATTTGATCAAGAAGACGGTCTTTCCGTCCGAAATCCTTCCCGTGGTCAATATTACGGCCGGGCTGGTTCCGCATTCGATTTTTCTGCTTATAGTGACGGGATTGCTGGTCTGGTATCATGTGCCGTTTGCTGCGGGCCGATTGCTGGTCGTCTATTTCCTCCTCTGCACCTGTGTCTTACTCGTCGGTCTCAGTTGGTTACTCTCTGCGATCCAGGTGTTCTATCGCGATGTTTCACATGCACTGTCCATCGTGCTCAATTTGTGGTTTTGGACCACCCCCATCGTCTGGTCACCAGACATGATACCCCAAGGGTATCGCGGGTTGTTGTTCTTCAACCCGATGTATTACATCATCGAAGGGTATCGAGGTCTGCTGATCTACAACGAAATCATATGGCCAAGCGCACAGCACACGGTCTACTTCGGAGGCGCCGTCACGGTGATGTTTGCGGCAGGTGCCTATGTGTTCAGCCGGCTCAAGTCGGAATTTGCCGACGTCATGTAA
- a CDS encoding Teichoic acid export ATP-binding protein TagH, translating into MSAETVIAVRNVSKKFRLFSSAKDRLIEALHPFRRRYHHEFWALRDVSFDIYRGEAVGIMGRNGSGKSTLLQVICSVMQPTAGEVQVNGRISALLELGAGFNPEFTGRDNVLLNGAILGFSRKDMLDRLPEIETFADIGEFFDQPMKVYSSGMFARVAFASAIHVDPDVLIVDEILGVGDAKFQEKCYNRIRALRDRGVCILFVSHSTEAIQRNCNTALLLDSGKIVARDSVDAVIAAYHDLLYGSRKTANQEQPASQVVGVKIARDNRYVEAASELTKFIENTGDPLCRHFPYYNSYERRLGNSEAEIIDFLVVADDKFHFNVLEGHEQLTVYVKVKFYRNVEAPRLGWAITSPEGVTIAGSNTTMKKISLPPTKTGECWVYAIRILPRLCGGQYFLNLGIGEGRNEEHVFLDVRRSIIHLSIADSGRSTGFVDISADVAVICTLES; encoded by the coding sequence ATGTCCGCCGAAACAGTCATCGCCGTTCGGAATGTATCGAAGAAGTTCAGATTGTTCTCTTCGGCCAAAGATCGCCTCATCGAGGCCTTGCATCCGTTCCGACGGCGATATCACCACGAATTTTGGGCTTTGCGAGACGTGTCATTCGATATCTATCGAGGCGAAGCCGTCGGCATCATGGGGCGAAATGGTTCCGGAAAGTCAACGCTTTTACAAGTCATTTGTTCCGTCATGCAGCCCACTGCGGGAGAAGTTCAGGTCAACGGTCGTATTTCTGCACTTCTGGAGCTGGGTGCCGGATTCAACCCTGAATTTACCGGCCGGGACAACGTGCTGCTGAATGGAGCGATCTTAGGGTTCTCCCGCAAGGATATGCTCGACAGGCTGCCTGAAATAGAAACCTTCGCGGACATCGGTGAATTTTTCGATCAACCGATGAAGGTCTATTCTTCCGGGATGTTTGCGCGTGTCGCCTTTGCCAGTGCGATTCATGTCGATCCCGATGTGCTGATTGTTGATGAAATACTTGGAGTCGGGGACGCGAAATTCCAGGAAAAATGCTACAACAGGATCCGTGCCTTGCGCGACAGAGGAGTCTGCATTCTTTTTGTCAGCCACAGCACCGAAGCCATCCAACGCAATTGCAACACGGCGCTGCTGCTCGACAGCGGCAAGATTGTTGCTCGTGATTCCGTAGACGCGGTTATAGCTGCCTATCACGACCTCCTGTATGGCTCTCGAAAAACAGCCAACCAAGAGCAGCCGGCATCTCAAGTTGTGGGTGTAAAAATTGCTCGGGATAACCGCTACGTTGAAGCGGCCTCAGAACTCACAAAATTTATAGAAAACACGGGAGACCCTCTCTGTCGCCACTTTCCTTACTACAACTCTTACGAGCGCCGTCTTGGCAATAGCGAAGCCGAGATCATAGATTTTCTTGTAGTTGCCGACGATAAATTTCACTTTAATGTCTTGGAAGGGCACGAACAACTGACAGTGTATGTCAAGGTGAAATTCTACCGTAATGTCGAAGCGCCAAGGCTTGGCTGGGCAATCACCAGCCCGGAGGGGGTAACCATTGCTGGGTCAAACACAACAATGAAGAAAATCTCTCTACCGCCAACAAAAACTGGTGAATGCTGGGTATATGCCATTAGAATACTGCCAAGACTATGCGGTGGTCAGTACTTCCTTAACCTTGGCATAGGAGAAGGCCGTAATGAGGAGCATGTATTCTTGGATGTCAGACGATCGATTATTCACCTTTCCATAGCTGATTCTGGGCGTTCAACAGGTTTTGTTGACATATCGGCGGATGTGGCTGTTATTTGCACCTTAGAAAGCTGA